In Papio anubis isolate 15944 chromosome 20, Panubis1.0, whole genome shotgun sequence, a single window of DNA contains:
- the LOC116271750 gene encoding uncharacterized protein ZSWIM9-like, with translation MASPGSPVFPSRRQGGGGSSHRPPQPGCPAFIIVKLSPLRDRLVVTECQLTHSHPACPLEFAYYFRPGHLLANACLPVRTTNKISKQFVAPADVRRLLSYCKGRDHGVLDALHVLEGLFRTDPEAKVKLVFVEDQAVVETVFFLTSRTRALLRRFPRMLLVDRLPGLQGALDLLAVLCVDASGRARQAACCVARPGTPSLLRFALASLLQSAPDVKGRVRCLTAGPEVAAQLPAVRQLLPCARVQICRAQGLETLFSKAQELGGAGREDPGLWSRLCRLAGASSPAAYDEALAELHAHGPAAFVDYFERNWEPRRDMWVRFRAFEAARDLDACALVRGHRRRLLRRLSPSRGVAQCLRDLVAMQWADAAGESVPEGPDGGGPWLEDEPGRGPQVENERVRGLETGDWGGASKEASICRGAQMEKEWARALETRDWGGAQFEGEKGRALQIRDWRGGQSENQKPRGLEGGVLRGSQLEKGHLKGPEIRDWRGPQLEGEKDWGLEGYVWRAAQLEDQALRGLEGYTWRVAQLEDRGRALETTDLRGTQFDYERVRSLEGSPWRGAQLHDEKAGGLRTAEWKGPQSEVEKGRALEVRNLRGIPLEKSLELAPENGDPRGPQWEDERRRGPETAEERGARAGAKRRRGLEDIVLVQLGDTRVTGVENGDGGGARSVGPKSRAGRGMEWADAGGRCLGLGNGVVCGTPVGTVLEGSPEWAVVRSEHLAAGDGLQEGGEDGPREPKRLCRPPGEEEVDWEPLAKFRAACGPELADLVAEELAFARQHGTRGFHWTGAGFALKDGTSDFFLDGALTRCSCSIHAARRLPCRHLFAARLLTGAALFHMDLLRDCWGRAPEP, from the exons GGCGGTGGTGGTTCCTCCCACAGGCCCCCCCAGCCCGGCTGCCCCGCCTTCATCATCGTCAAGCTGAGCCCGCTGCGGGACCGCCTCGTGGTGACGGAGTGCCAGTTGACCCACTCGCACCCGGCCTGCCCGCTGGAGTTCGCCTACTACTTCCGCCCAGGCCACCTGCTGGCCAACGCCTGCCTGCCGGTGCGCACCACCAACAAGATCTCCAAGCAGTTCGTGGCCCCAGCCGACGTGCGCCGCCTGCTCTCCTACTGCAAGGGCCGCGACCACGGCGTTCTGGACGCCCTGCACGTGCTCGAGGGCCTCTTCCGCACGGACCCCGAGGCCAAG GTGAAGCTGGTGTTCGTGGAAGACCAGGCAGTGGTGGAGACGGTATTCTTTCTGACGTCGCGCACCAGGGCGCTGCTGCGGCGCTTCCCGCGCATGCTGCTGGTGGACCGGCTGCCGGGGCTGCAGGGCGCGCTGGATCTTCTGGCCGTGCTGTGCGTGGACGCCTCGGGCCGTGCGCGCCAGGCTGCCTGCTGCGTGGCACGCCCGGGCACGCCGAGCCTGCTGCGCTTCGCACTTGCGTCGCTGCTGCAGAGTGCACCAGACGTCAAGGGCCGCGTGCGCTGCCTCACCGCCGGGCCCGAGGTGGCGGCGCAGTTGCCTGCAGTGCGCCAGCTGCTGCCCTGTGCGCGCGTGCAGATCTGCCGCGCGCAGGGCCTGGAGACGCTCTTCAGCAAGGCGCAGGAGTTGGGCGGCGCCGGCCGCGAGGACCCCGGCCTGTGGTCGCGCCTGTGCCGCCTGGCTGGCGCGTCGTCGCCCGCCGCCTACGACGAGGCGCTGGCCGAGCTCCACGCCCACGGCCCAGCCGCCTTCGTGGACTACTTCGAGCGCAACTGGGAGCCCCGCCGCGACATGTGGGTCCGCTTCCGCGCTTTCGAGGCGGCCCGAGACCTGGACGCGTGCGCCCTGGTGCGAGGCCATCGCCGGCGACTGCTGCGCCGTCTCAGCCCCTCGCGTGGCGTGGCACAGTGCCTTCGCGACCTAGTGGCCATGCAGTGGGCCGACGCGGCCGGCGAGTCGGTGCCCGAGGGGCCCGATGGCGGGGGGCCGTGGCTGGAGGATGAGCCGGGGAGGGGGCCCCAGGTGGAGAACGAGAGGGTGAGGGGCCTGGAGACAGGCGACTGGGGAGGGGCTTCGAAAGAAGCAAGTATTTGCAGGGGGGCCCAAATGGAGAAGGAGTGGGCAAGAGCACTGGAAACCAGAGACTGGGGCGGGGCTCAGTTCGAAGGTGAGAAGGGGAGGGCACTGCAGATCAGAGATTGGAGAGGGGGCCAGTCGGAGAATCAGAAGCCGAGGGGACTGGAAGGAGGTGTCTTGAGAGGGTCGCAGTTGGAGAAAGGGCACCTGAAAGGGCCAGAGATTAGGGACTGGAGGGGGCCCCAGTTGGAGGGTGAGAAAGATTGGGGACTGGAAGGTTATGTCTGGAGGGCGGCCCAATTGGAGGACCAGGCGCTACGAGGATTGGAAGGATATACCTGGAGGGTGGCCCAGTTGGAGGATCGCGGTAGGGCGCTGGAGACCACCGACCTGAGGGGGACCCAGTTTGACTATGAGAGGGTCAGGAGTCTTGAAGGAAGCCCCTGGAGGGGGGCGCAGCTGCACGATGAAAAGGCAGGGGGACTGAGAACGGCAGAATGGAAGGGGCCACAGTCAGAAGTAGAGAAGGGGAGGGCGCTGGAGGTCAGAAACTTGAGGGGGATCCCCTTGGAGAAGTCCCTGGAGTTGGCCCCTGAGAACGGAGACCCAAGGGGACCCCAGTGGGAAGATGAGAGGAGGAGAGGGCCAGAGACTGCAGAGGAGAGGGGAGCGAGGGCGGGAGCCAAAAGAAGAAGGGGCCTGGAGGATATCGTTTTGGTCCAGCTGGGAGACACGAGGGTCACAGGCGTGGAGAATGGAGATGGAGGGGGAGCCCGGTCTGTAGGCCCCAAGAGCCGAGCTGGACGAGGGATGGAGTGGGCAGACGCGGGAGGGCGGTGTCTAGGGCTGGGGAATGGAGTCGTGTGTGGCACCCCGGTGGGGACTGTATTGGAAGGCAGCCCAGAATGGGCAGTGGTGAGGAGCGAACACCTGGCTGCAGGTGACGGCCTGCAGGAAGGAGGCGAAGATGGCCCCAGGGAACCAAAGAGGCTTTGCCGGCCCccaggagaggaggaggtggaCTGGGAACCCCTGGCCAAATTCCGAGCAGCCTGCGGGCCAGAGCTGGCAGACCTGGTGGCCGAGGAGTTGGCCTTTGCTAGGCAGCATGGGACCCGGGGTTTCCACTGGACCGGAGCCGGTTTTGCCCTTAAGGACGGCACCTCGGACTTCTTCCTGGATGGGGCCCTGACACGCTGCAGCTGCTCAATCCATGCCGCCCGCCGTCTGCCCTGCAGACACCTCTTTGCAGCGCGCCTCCTCACTGGGGCAGCCTTATTCCACATGGACCTGCTCAGGGATTGCTGGGGGAGAGCCCCGGAGCCCTGA